A window of Hordeum vulgare subsp. vulgare chromosome 5H, MorexV3_pseudomolecules_assembly, whole genome shotgun sequence genomic DNA:
cgctaaagacggagaatactatgtgcaccctgcagggttcaattttaattaggagattatattgtaaaagatacttatattgtatatatgtagccagtagcgtcggatagatatacgagaacttgttgttcgaccaatctctcagagaaggagaggtggtcgatatcacttctctttgtatgcatctgttcatgacgatcttctgtttccttcatttgcttaactagctagcgtgtctagtcttttctctatacgtatagtatgtagcgtcgaccaagcacggagataaaaaggacacttctctctattaattagcatgctaacacaatatatgaaacacctaaattaacccaccaaaacccccaaacccttccccccctttaaaaaaacaaaaacctcAACACCTGAGATGCTGACGTgtggatgcctattggtcccggttggtgccaccaaccgggaccaaagggcctcctgcctgggctcgacgcaccggccacgtggaggcccatctgtcccggtttatgcaagaaccgggactaaaggtttagggcattagtaccgacactttagtcccggttcaaaaaccgggacaaatggccctcaCGAACAGAGACAATAGGtcgtttttctactagtgattggCGGGTAATTTCTTAAACCCTTGTGTCGTGGTTTACTGATATGCTCAATAGGGGGTTAGGGTTCCTTTTGTTGAGATTTTCTAGTATTTCTTTGAATGTTTAATGGATAGTTGATGTATGTTATTAGTTATTAGTAGTAAACTAGAATTAAAGAAGTGGCGTCAATTCATAATTTGAGGACGTTGTTCTGTGATTTCCTCTATGTAATAAGAGGACACATGGCATAGTTCTGTTAGACGATTGTGGTTACACGAAACCAAGGTGGTCTGCAGTGAAAGAAATACTTTATTTTTCATTGCAGTAATATAAATCTATATTCTTACGGCCATTTTTTGAAAGAAGCTAGTCAGGAAGCGTATGCTCTTCTATTGGGACGCCGTTCGTGTTAAGTACCAGAAACATAGAATACAATCGGCGCATGTTGTTACTACGCTTTGCTCGTGTGGGATAAGGCCGATCCTTGGCTAACGACCTCCCGCAGTTTGTTACATGCACTCACACATACAATCATAACAACATGTCAGGTTACACAGAACTACAAGTCTATTCTTTAACATCCTTCCTTAATCTGAACGTGTTAAGTTTTAGATTGTCTTTAAAGGCTTGAAGTTGTTTCGCGTGCAAAGGCTGGGATAGTTTTAGATTGTCTTTAAAGGCTTGAAGTTGTTTCGCGTGCAAAGGCTTGGTAATACCGTCAACAACTTGATCTCCTATTGGAATGAACGAAACTCCAAGAATTTCTAAATTATCATACTTTTTTAAATTGATGCATGATGATTCCATTTTTTATCTTgctaataaattttaaaatatcaCAATTTTTTAGATTGATACATGTAACATGTTTATCAATGGAGACATTAGTAAAAATAACATGTAGCATAAAACTATTGATATTTATTTGCAATAAactagagagagaaggagagagggagagattgagagagagagggagagagagggagggctgtagggagggagagggagagggagagggagagggagagagagagagggagagagagattgagagagagagagagaggcattcaTGTATGGTTTAGCGGACTCGAGAGACATCAGCTAGCCGGAGCTCCTCGGCCTAACCTCCTCGAGAACCTCCCTGCGCCGCTGGTCACTCGAGCCGCGATGGCCACCCACCAGGGGTTGTAGGCCCCTCGCTGCTCTTGTCCAGCCCCATGGCCATAGCGTCTCCCCTTTCGATCCGAGAAGTCGCGCACGTGGAGACTCCCATTCAATGCACAGGGGCAGGGGAGCCAGATCTACCCCTCCCCCCCCTCCCGATCCGCCAGATGCACCCCCCCCAAGTGGGCGACTACGGGCGCGGGTCACCGCCGCGAATCttgcaccggggggggggggggagatgacCGGCAGATCCAGAGTCGCCCCACCACTAAGGAAGCACAAGCTTCAATTCATCGTGGTAAGCCCCTCACCTCACCACTTTAGGTAATTGACGGAGCCGGCGACATTGAAAATGGATCGAAGCGCCATCAATCCCGCAAGAACATGCATTGCAACGCGGATCCAAGGGCGACGCATCGCGATGGCTGGCCCCTGGCAACGATTTTGTCGTGGCGAGACGCCAGGCTCCACGGCCTTCTTTAGCCGCTTCAAAGGAGTGAGTATTTCCGGTGTCTCAGCTGGCGCCACTATAGActagattgcaacaaagaaatCTAAAGGAGTGAGTATTTATGATTTGCTTTCTTGACTACTCTGCAATGCTGCCAATGATTACTTGTTTATCACTGCAATTGTCGGCTTCATGATGTGAAAAACGGTGTTCAAACAAATCATCAATAGGTGCTTTTAATATTACAAATGATGCATTATAATTGCACGTTTGTTTCCATCATATGGATGTCATGCTTCCAACAATAGAAACATTGCTTTGTTATTCGTAGTTGGACTTCCCTTCAAGAAGCAGAAACATTTCAATTTTCTTCCTATGTGAACAAATTTTTTGTTCTCTTCAAGCGTCCAACTTCCGGATCATGCACATTTTGATAGTGCAAACTGATTAGTTAAGTTTGTATTATAGTATATTGGCTAACCATAGTTAATTAACTTTTTTATCAATCAAAATATACAAATACACGAAGCACAATTATCACTTTAATATGGCATAACGACATAATAAAGTTTTCAATTCTCTCTATGAAACATGTTAGTAACAAAATTCTTCTGCAGAATATCTCAACCTACAGGAGATGTAAAAAACGCAAGTCGCGTGCCAACCACCGAGTGTCGTTTCACTATCCTTCCACAATCCCATGTCCCACCCCCAGCACTACCATCGCACCCCGCCATTGTCGCCCCGCACCACATCCGCCTACTTCACCAGCACCGCCGCCAGTTCCATCGTGTTTCGAACGTCAGCATGCCACGAATCAGCCATTTTTTGCCGCGCAGTCGACGTGTCCGCCAATTGATTCGTTCCCATCACCGCTTCGCCTGTGATGTTCGCAGCACCCCGCTGTGTCGCCCCGCACCACCGCACCATTACCTCGCCAGCAACCCCTCCTACAGCACCGTTGGCACACCGCCACACACCACTTCTTCGCCGCATTGCCCACAGCAGTGCCGCCCCGCACCACCGCACCTCCACCTTGCCCACCGCTCGGTTCCACCTCCATCGCCCTCCCTGATTTGTCCGCCGCTGCCATGCCGCTGAAGAAGGTCACAAAGTTCAACTAGTTTTACATCTACATTTGATTCatctgttggagatgcccttttACATCACCAATTTACATCTTCTGTCCATGCCTATTATCCTTTAAGTTTGTAATGTTTTAAAGCTATTTTCAGGAATTAACTTATTAATCAAGTTTTCAATGCCCCTCTTTCGCTTTTTTGGAATTTCAGGGAATCACCACTGAAGAAGtccctaaaaaatcaggagaaatAGGAGATGGTTTTTCTGCAAGAAGAATTTAGAGGACCAAGGCCCAGCCCTGGGTGCCCCTGGTGCTTAGGCGTCTAATGGAGGCGCCCAGCTTTGAAGGGCGCCTAGTGATTCAAGATCCATAAATTAACTCAACGCCATTAATGTGTGCATCACTGTTGACTGGGAACTTCAATGGGTAGGCCAACTTTATCTTTTGATGGGTTTGTTCCTATCTCATGACTGTCCTTCCTGAACGTCAATATAACCAAATGCTCATGAAGTGAGTTTGACGTTCACCTGCCTTAGACCTCACTAATCATTCGTACTTATGTGTATATGTCGTACCCCGAAGAGACACGTGTTCTAGACAGAGGTACAGATGGGAAAAACTAACTCCATGATATATAATTGTAAGAGACCACACTAATAAAAACGTCTAGTGGGCAATCAAAATGATACACAAAAAGGGGTAAAACGTCCCAAGCAATTCAAAATAGAATGATATGGTATGGACCTTACGCCAAAGAACTCTTCATCGTATTCATGAAATTTCATCCAAAAATGTCGTCGTGGCAGCAGAAAAAACGCTCATGTGGTAgccgttttaacaaaaaaatagaTTTATATGAAAACTGCTTGCCTTGGCGGCGGCGGGCGGTAGCTTTAGCTTAGTTCAAGCTTAGTTTAATGTTTAGTTATGTTTTAATTTCAGTTTTTGCATAAATTTTAACGAAACTATGAATTTCGATTGAATTTGATTGGGATTTTGCCGAATTTGGGACgatttaataaaaaaaaattaACCCTTTCGGACGATCTTTGGAACGAGGAACGCGAACCCGAACGGGTGGAGATGCTCTTACTGTCGCGACCTTTGACACAATCTTCTCTTCCGCAACAAACTAAATTAAAGGTGCAGGTGTCGACGTacgccctccgtcctaaaataattgtcttaactttatactagctctagtataaatttgtattaagtttaagacatttattttgagattgagggagtactatttttttctgaaaaacatgCTAGCTGTTGAGCAGCGGGGTTCTGGCAGCGTCAAGGGCACATGTCACATTAGGCAGTTTCTAATTGCTCATGTCACCTTTCCATTTACTCACGTCCGCCAGTTTTCTATTTATGGGGTTGGTCTGTCATCCATCGTACTAAGCCAGCAGTCAAAGTGTCAAACACACACTCTCCTCAGAAGCGATCGAGGTTGCTTCGTCCGCTCCGCATCTGGCCCTAGCCTCCCCTcccagtccttctccaatcccgagCTCCACCATAGACCCTAATTCTCCTCAGGGCCGATCTCTGCCAAACAGATGGAGGCCGGCCGTAGTAGTAGGAGTACGGCTACCCGGAAGAGGAAGTCAGCCGCACTCGAGGTCGAGCGCTATCCGGCTCCGGCACCACCGGCGGCACCGCCCGATCCCGGAGCGGCTGAACACGATGGATGCGGAGACGGACGAGATCTCCACCACATCAGAAACCTCAGCGACCTCCCCGATGACATGCTCCGTAAGATTATCTCGCTCCTCCCCATCAAGGAACGCGGCCGCACGCAGATCCTCGCGAGACGCTGGCGTCCCCTTTGGCGCTCTCTTCCTCTCAACATCGACTGCGCTGAACTCGGTGATGGTAAACTCGGTGATGTTTTACAACGCATAATTTCCTCCCACCAAGGCGTCTGCCACCGCTTCTCCATTCGCCCAGAATTGTCCACGGACATGGACAACGATGCTGCCGTCGACGCCTGTCTCCTGTCCTCCACTCTGGATAAACTCAAGGAGCTTGAGTTCTACCGTCGGCGGTGGCACAACTGGCAGCCGATGCCGGTGCCGGCATTAATCTTCCGCTTCTCGCCCACCCTCTGTGTTGCCGAATTCGGACATTTCACACTCACGGACGACGCACTTCAGGGGATTCACTTCCCCCAGCTTAAGAAGCTCGTTCTTCATTATGTCTACCTCTCGGACTTCTCACTCAACAGCATGATTGCCGGCAGCCCTTCTCTTGAGTTCTTGCTAATTATTCGGTGCACCGGAGCCCGTCGCCTCCGGATGAATTCGTTTACCCTTACAACCATTGCAGTCGATAATCATTCGCCAGATCCATCCATAGAGGAACTCGTTATCGAGAGTGCCCCTCATCTTCAAACATTGATCCATCTTGATCACAACCATGATTTGCATGTAGCCGCGCTCTCCGTGCCTAAGTTGGACACCCTAGGTTGTACCAACTCCACCAGGCTCGTGTTGGGTTCCACAGATATTCGTCATCATCAGGtagctgatcttcttcttcaattATTTTTACCGTCGTCAACCTTCTAATAAATTGCATTTCACTGCATATATACAGAAATTACCTATATTACTGTCTAATGTTTTGGATTTCATGCTTTGACGAAGGGACCGCGCATTCGTGGCCTTGCAACAGCCGTGTGCAAAATCAAGTGTTTGGTTCTTGGTATGGCTACTCTTAATTTGGACATGGTTATTGAATTGATGACAACCTTTCCGTGCTTGGAGAAGTTGTACATTCAGGTGATGATAGTTTTACCGATACTACATTTTCTTTGGATTGTTTATTCATCTACTTGTTGTTGTGAAGTTCTTATATACATGGTTTGCCGATTTTTTTTCAGTGCCAAAAATCATGGAAAAACAATTTGTGGCGTCGTAAATACCGGGATCTCATTACCAGcacatgttttgacatccatctgaaaACAATAGTATTGGATTATTATCGGGGCACAAAATCTGACATTGATTTTGTTACTTTTTTCGTGCTCAATGCTAGAGTGCTAGAAAGGATGAAACTTATAGTAAAGAGGAACGATGATAAGTTCGTGGCAATACACCATCATAGGCTTCAACTAATGAACAGGGCTTCACACGGTGCTCATATTAACTTTCGACTCAAGGATTCGGATGTGTGTATCAGTAACATGTACAATTTTTGTATACAGGAAAATATTTTAAATTTGTAGCTGTTTACATGCAATTGTAAAACACTTGTTCTACTAGAAATACAGCCAGTGACATTAAAGTTACTAAGTATGTATGGCTCTATCGGATTGTTATTTATTCTGTCAATGTTGCCATTCTCATCCTTACTCTAAATATGTGCAATTCAGATTAATACTGATGTGTGTTGTATTGGTAACTCATGAGCTTTTCATATTAGCGCATAAAATAACTTATGATGGGTGTGTGATTGGGCAAAGCATATGCGGGCGAGTAGTATTTACAATGCTTTCTCAACCGAAGTATCACTTTCAACGATAGTTAGCTTTCACCCTCAAAAGGGGAAATCAAGCAGAATATACGTAAATCCACCATATAACAGTGTGTTTCTTGTGGTAAGAAAATCAGAGCCAAAAAAAAGACACGAGTACCTCATATGATGCTCTAGTTCTGTCTTTCAATGTACACTACAACATAATTGCAATACAAATTCCATGTTTATCAAACAAATTGACATAAATTAAATCTGAAATTTATTATGAGTTGTGTAGGCAAATACAACTGTTTGATGAAAATTTCAGTTTAacggaaaaacaaaaataaaattatgTATGAACTGAAAAGGGGCAAAGACCATCATATACCCATTGTTTGTAAGCACATTCAAATACCGATCAATCGACATAAGAAATTTTGCTTTATCAGAGTAACAAACATAGCTTTGGATGGGATCACTGACTTTTTATCAGGCCCGAACAATGAATAGGCACAAGGCAGAACTATTTTGCTATAACTGAAATTCTATATTGCACGTACACGGCAAAAATAGTCTGACACAATCATTTAAGGTATGGGTGGGTATTTTCTTAAAcccttgggtcttggttttctgaTGTGCTAAATAGGGGGTTAGAGTTCCTTTTGTTGAGATTTTCTAGTATTTCTCTGAATATttaatggatagtagaaatagataTATGTTATTATTTATTAGTAGTAAAGGCTAGAATTAGAGAGATGGTGCCAATTCAGAATTTGAGGAGTGATTTCCTCTATGTAATAAGAAGACATAAGGCATGGTTCTGTTAGACGATTGTGCTTGCACGAAACCAAGGTGGTCTACAGTGAAAGAAATACTCTATTTTTCATTACGGAAATATAAATATATACTTATGGCaaatgtttgaaagaagtttggcATGAAGTGTATGCTCTTCTGCAGGGACACATTTGTGTTAAATACCAAGAACAAAGAATACAATCGGCACATGTTGTTGCTAGGCTTTGCTCCTACTCCAATCTATAAAGGATTGGATAAGGCCGATCCTTGGCTAACAACCTGCCACAGTTTgttacacacatgcacacatacaatCGTAACATCGTGACACGTTACACAAAACTACAAGCCTATTCTTTAGCATCCTCCCTCAATCTCAACGTGTCAAGGTTTAGGTTGTGTTTGAAGGCTTGAAGTTGTTTCCCTTGCATAAACTTAGTGAACTCACCAACAAACTTGATTTCCTGTTGGAATGAACTGAATGTCCAGCATTTTCTAAAATATCATACCTTTTTAGATTGATAGCTGATGGTCCATGTTTATCTTGCTAATTAATGTTTAAAATATCATACTTTTTTAGAATGATACATGTAACATGTTTATCAATGGGGACATTAGTACAAATGATATGATGTACTAAACTAATGATGTTTATTTGCAATAaactgaagagagagagagagagagagatcgcaGTGCACAAGTAGTGTGTCCTTAAAGCATCCATGTGTGTTGTTTAGCTAACCACTAATTAGTTATTAATTTAGAGATTTGTTTGTGTTCCAAAATTTGATTAGTAGCATACATGTTTAGTCGAGcttgcttttatgaataaagCTTAGTGTAGTACAGCTGCGTGTAGGCACACAGACAAGCTGTAGAGCATGGCACCTCATTCATCGCCACAATGATCTGCTCTACGGCTTCTTCGTGGTACGGCTTGCCGTGtgcggagggccggccggcgTCGTGGGCGAGCAGCTGGCGGcgcgggggtgggggaggggagggCTGGCCGGCATCAGGGGCGGAGGGGCTGTGGCGTGCGTTGGGCTGGCCGGCGTCGTGGTCGAGCGGCTGGCAGCACGGGGGTGAGGGGTAGGGGAGGGTCGACCGACGTCCTGGCAGATGAGCTGCGGTGGGAGCCGCCGACGTTGGGGGCTAGCGGCCGCACCGTCGCCGTGGGCGAGCGGCTGGCGACGCTGGGGGTGGAGGGCTAGGGGAGGGCCGGTCGACGTCGTGGCGGATGGGCTGTGGCGGGAGCGCCCGGCGTCGGGGGCTAGCGGCCGTGCCGTCGCCCTCTCAGATCCAGTAGCCGCCACCTCCCAGCTTCAGGACCGTTTTTGAAACAACACTGTTGTTTCAGGAAAAAAAACGCTAGGTCGCTGCTCCGTTGGCGCGCGGGCACCATCTGGTGCGTCACATAGAGCAAGATCAACGGACGAGGCGGTGGCGGATAGGTGGCCCGGATCAGTCAGTCGAAGGTAAGAGTTTTCTTTATATATAGAGTGAATTTCACTTTTTATCCTATTTATACATTTATGACACATATTGTCCCATTTAGTCAATCTTCTACCAAAATATCAGATTTGAAGATTTTTAACATGGTTTTATCGCGATTTTGCACATTGCTTCAGTATAGGAAAAGCACGCGTTGCCTAGTATCATTCTGTAAGCCCAATGCTATACCGAGCATGCCCATCAGAATACACGATGAACATATAGTTCTCGACTTAGCTACGTGTATGCCGTAAATACGGCGTTCCACACTCGGCTTATACAATGGACACGGTGTAAACTCAGGTAAGTTGAAGTTGCCTCGGAGAAGCACTCTGcttatcttcatcattcagtaggatgcttgggtcagttttcactttgaagggcggaatttcatgaaacttattataatcttctgacatgtctgtcttgtcatctactcccacgatgtttttttccctgaaagaactatgtagcgttttggctcatcggacgatatcttcttttgctgatttctttttctcgttaatgtagacatgtccttcacatagaaaacctgagcgacatcattggctaggacaaatggttcgtccatgtacgcaagattgttgagatccactgttgtcatgccgtacttttggtctacaactaccccaccTCCTGtccgcttcacccatttgcaccgaaataaagggatcttaaaagtaggtccatagtcaagttcccatatctccttatgtacccgtaatatgtttccaaacagtgcccattctcgtctattgcatcaaagcggacaccactattttggttggtgctctttttatcttgggcaaccatgtaaaatgtattccaatttatctcatacccttggaaagtacatatagtcgaagatggtggcctggccaaacagtacaactcatcttcaacggtgtcgtcattcatgagatgtgtctgcaaccaactgccaaaagtcttctcgt
This region includes:
- the LOC123397924 gene encoding FBD-associated F-box protein At5g60610-like codes for the protein MEAGRSSRSTATRKRKSAALEVERYPAPAPPAAPPDPGAAEHDGCGDGRDLHHIRNLSDLPDDMLRKIISLLPIKERGRTQILARRWRPLWRSLPLNIDCAELGDGKLGDVLQRIISSHQGVCHRFSIRPELSTDMDNDAAVDACLLSSTLDKLKELEFYRRRWHNWQPMPVPALIFRFSPTLCVAEFGHFTLTDDALQGIHFPQLKKLVLHYVYLSDFSLNSMIAGSPSLEFLLIIRCTGARRLRMNSFTLTTIAVDNHSPDPSIEELVIESAPHLQTLIHLDHNHDLHVAALSVPKLDTLGCTNSTRLVLGSTDIRHHQGPRIRGLATAVCKIKCLVLGMATLNLDMVIELMTTFPCLEKLYIQCQKSWKNNLWRRKYRDLITSTCFDIHLKTIVLDYYRGTKSDIDFVTFFVLNARVLERMKLIVKRNDDKFVAIHHHRLQLMNRASHGAHINFRLKDSDVCISNMYNFCIQENILNL